A DNA window from Anaerocolumna sp. AGMB13020 contains the following coding sequences:
- a CDS encoding adenosylcobinamide-GDP ribazoletransferase: protein MGLVKGLAITFSMYSKIPVPIFEWKEEDMKYSMVFFPLIGVIIGGVFLGWYFLSASLGFGKSFTAAIAAVLPFIITGGIHMDGFLDTVDALSSYQSKEVKLKILKDPHCGAFAVIGGLMYILILYGALTEIKDLIPCLLIALGFVLSRAFSGLSLIWFPNAKKEGTLHTFSSAAQKKVTAAALLGTVIVMVVLMFIIGGVKGMVPAAAVVVVFFYYRRMSDKKFGGITGDLAGFFLQLCELFVVISCAVLYR from the coding sequence ATGGGACTTGTAAAAGGACTGGCTATAACATTTTCGATGTATTCCAAGATTCCGGTACCTATCTTTGAATGGAAAGAAGAGGATATGAAATATTCCATGGTTTTCTTTCCGCTGATAGGGGTGATTATTGGTGGTGTTTTTCTTGGCTGGTATTTTCTTTCAGCAAGCTTAGGGTTTGGAAAGAGCTTTACGGCAGCCATAGCGGCTGTGCTGCCTTTCATCATTACAGGAGGAATCCATATGGATGGCTTTCTGGATACAGTAGATGCCCTGAGCTCCTATCAGTCAAAGGAAGTTAAGCTTAAGATCTTAAAAGATCCTCATTGCGGTGCCTTTGCAGTTATTGGAGGGCTTATGTATATACTGATTCTTTACGGTGCCTTGACGGAAATAAAAGACCTGATACCTTGTCTGCTTATTGCTTTGGGATTCGTATTATCCAGAGCATTCAGCGGACTTTCTCTGATTTGGTTTCCAAATGCTAAAAAAGAGGGAACACTGCATACCTTTTCCTCTGCTGCTCAGAAAAAAGTTACAGCAGCGGCACTCCTTGGTACAGTTATCGTTATGGTTGTTCTGATGTTTATAATAGGCGGAGTGAAAGGAATGGTACCGGCAGCAGCGGTAGTAGTTGTTTTTTTCTATTATAGAAGAATGTCTGATAAGAAATTTGGGGGAATTACAGGGGACCTGGCGGGTTTCTTCTTACAGCTTTGTGAGCTGTTTGTAGTAATAAGCTGTGCCGTGCTGTATAGATAA
- a CDS encoding histidine phosphatase family protein yields MGRSIRFIRHGITAGNLEKRYVGSTDEGLCETGKQLISEKSYLYPFSEREIIYASPLRRCKETAEILFPAIRPILHKGLRECNFGEFEYKNYLELADNAKYQAWIDSGGTMDFPGGEGNEAFKERCTKAYEEILLNTDSPITFVVHGGTIMAILNKYSLEKKGYFDWQLKNGEGYLCELVGEYSLKVLQKLS; encoded by the coding sequence ATGGGCAGAAGCATAAGATTTATACGGCATGGAATAACAGCCGGAAACCTTGAGAAGCGTTATGTTGGAAGTACCGATGAAGGTCTGTGTGAAACAGGGAAACAGTTGATAAGCGAGAAATCTTATCTTTACCCTTTTTCAGAACGAGAAATTATCTATGCAAGTCCACTGAGAAGATGTAAGGAAACTGCGGAGATACTATTTCCTGCAATAAGGCCAATATTACATAAGGGACTCAGGGAATGCAATTTTGGTGAATTTGAATACAAGAATTATCTGGAACTGGCAGACAATGCGAAGTATCAGGCCTGGATTGACAGCGGAGGAACTATGGATTTTCCTGGAGGTGAAGGAAATGAAGCCTTTAAGGAACGCTGTACAAAAGCTTATGAAGAGATCCTTCTTAATACGGATAGCCCAATAACCTTCGTGGTACACGGAGGAACGATTATGGCAATTCTTAATAAATACAGTCTTGAGAAGAAAGGTTATTTTGACTGGCAGCTAAAAAATGGTGAAGGTTACTTATGTGAACTGGTAGGAGAGTACTCTTTAAAGGTATTACAGAAGTTAAGTTAA
- the cbiB gene encoding adenosylcobinamide-phosphate synthase CbiB, with the protein MVYDILLACLAGFLLDFILGDPYWLYHPVRLIGKLIQITEKILRKLLPVTKKGELIGGFILVLVVLAFSGGIPFFLIQLAYQINRWLGFGIMTVMCYQLLAARCLKKESMKVYKSLGKKNIEEARYNVSMIVGRDTKELTEEGIIKAAVETVAENTSDGVIAPLCYLLLGGPVLGFLYKAVNTMDSMVGYKNSKYLYFGRCAARLDDILNYIPSRVAAYLFIVSCPLTGLHLKEAFRIYRRDNRNHSSPNSAQTESACAGGLRVQLGGDASYFGVIHHKKTIGDNTRPVEREDIKRANRLMYVSSLFALLLFGGCRALIMRYL; encoded by the coding sequence ATGGTATACGATATTCTTTTGGCGTGTCTGGCAGGCTTTTTGTTGGATTTTATTCTTGGTGATCCCTATTGGCTGTATCATCCGGTAAGATTAATCGGAAAACTGATACAAATAACAGAGAAGATACTTAGGAAACTTTTGCCGGTAACAAAGAAAGGTGAGCTTATCGGCGGTTTTATATTAGTACTGGTGGTTTTGGCTTTCTCAGGTGGGATTCCTTTCTTTCTTATACAGCTGGCTTATCAGATCAACCGATGGCTTGGATTTGGTATTATGACTGTGATGTGTTATCAGCTGCTGGCAGCCAGATGTTTAAAAAAAGAGAGCATGAAGGTCTATAAATCTTTAGGTAAGAAGAATATAGAGGAAGCGAGATATAATGTTTCCATGATTGTCGGCAGAGATACCAAGGAACTGACAGAGGAGGGCATCATAAAGGCAGCCGTTGAAACTGTTGCAGAGAATACCTCTGACGGTGTGATAGCTCCTTTGTGTTATCTTTTGCTGGGAGGACCGGTACTGGGTTTTCTATATAAGGCAGTTAATACTATGGATTCCATGGTAGGCTATAAGAACAGCAAATATCTTTATTTCGGAAGATGTGCAGCCAGACTGGATGATATATTAAACTATATCCCGTCACGAGTAGCAGCCTATCTGTTTATAGTAAGCTGCCCGTTGACAGGTTTACACCTGAAAGAAGCTTTTCGTATTTACCGAAGAGATAACAGAAACCATTCCAGTCCGAATTCTGCTCAGACGGAAAGTGCATGTGCCGGAGGCCTGAGGGTACAGTTAGGCGGTGATGCCTCCTATTTTGGGGTAATTCATCATAAAAAGACCATAGGTGATAATACCAGGCCGGTGGAAAGAGAAGATATTAAGAGAGCAAACCGTCTGATGTATGTCAGTTCGTTATTTGCACTGCTTCTGTTTGGCGGATGCAGAGCCCTTATAATGAGGTATTTATAA
- a CDS encoding bifunctional adenosylcobinamide kinase/adenosylcobinamide-phosphate guanylyltransferase, translated as MELYIGGLNQGKLDYVLTKYKITKDSDQLCDGAVCTKEELFKKRFINHYHEFVKRLLTEGEEPEEFTEELIKYNPSAVIICNEVGAGVVPMDRKDRRFREAVGHCTLKIASNAVHVERISCGLGLLLKGESEI; from the coding sequence ATGGAACTGTATATCGGTGGATTAAATCAGGGCAAGTTAGATTATGTATTGACGAAATATAAGATAACAAAGGACAGTGACCAACTTTGTGACGGTGCTGTATGTACGAAAGAAGAATTATTTAAGAAGCGGTTTATTAACCATTACCACGAATTTGTAAAGCGGTTACTTACAGAAGGTGAAGAACCGGAAGAATTTACAGAGGAACTGATCAAATACAACCCATCGGCAGTGATTATCTGCAATGAAGTGGGAGCAGGTGTAGTACCCATGGACAGGAAAGACAGACGTTTTAGAGAAGCAGTAGGTCACTGTACGTTAAAAATTGCCTCTAATGCCGTTCATGTTGAGCGAATCTCCTGTGGACTGGGACTCCTGTTAAAAGGAGAGTCTGAAATATAG
- a CDS encoding bifunctional adenosylcobinamide kinase/adenosylcobinamide-phosphate guanylyltransferase, whose product MMVLVTGGSASGKSAFAEKVIETLKKDRATYLATMIPWDEECRQKIAKHRTVRAGKGYETLEQYTDIASVTLSDRPVLLLECMSNLLANEMYDPKGYISIYGGKGLCDAIINGVNVLRGQCEHVVIVTNEVFSDYGSVYEETMGYLKYLGEINRRLTVMADNVYEIVSGLKLTIKEEEKIWDL is encoded by the coding sequence ATGATGGTACTGGTGACCGGTGGAAGTGCCAGCGGTAAATCAGCTTTTGCAGAAAAGGTAATTGAAACCTTAAAAAAGGATAGAGCAACCTATCTGGCTACCATGATTCCCTGGGACGAGGAATGCAGGCAGAAGATAGCGAAGCACCGCACTGTAAGAGCCGGCAAAGGGTATGAAACCCTGGAGCAGTATACGGACATTGCAAGTGTCACCCTTTCAGACAGACCAGTATTGCTTTTGGAGTGCATGTCCAATCTACTGGCAAATGAAATGTATGATCCAAAAGGGTATATCAGTATATATGGCGGGAAGGGGCTCTGTGATGCCATAATCAATGGTGTGAATGTATTAAGAGGACAATGTGAGCATGTAGTGATTGTTACCAATGAAGTATTCTCTGACTATGGTTCTGTATACGAGGAAACCATGGGCTATCTGAAATACCTGGGTGAAATCAACAGACGGCTTACTGTAATGGCTGATAATGTATATGAAATTGTATCAGGGCTTAAGCTTACAATCAAAGAGGAGGAAAAAATATGGGACTTGTAA